Proteins found in one Panicum hallii strain FIL2 chromosome 4, PHallii_v3.1, whole genome shotgun sequence genomic segment:
- the LOC112889752 gene encoding THO complex subunit 4D-like, protein MATSLDVPLDDLIKSRNGRGRGRGRGQGGGRGRSDGQRLARGSWRGRGTGTFRGRGLGVPSRRPLGVNTRSSSFAIAKSFNKAKDFVWRHDLFEDSMVAAGLSGIESGTKLYISNLHYGVTREDIQELFSEMGHLKHCAVHYDNNRHPTGSAEVIFTRRSEALAALKRYNNVRLDGKAMKIEVIGADLGISAAAAPRISVVPGARGRGQREVVMMPGGSGFGRGAAGSSSSLPGWKRGGFAQRGGGQVRGGFTQRGGGQVRGRGRGRGRSSFGQGRGRGYVRKGNVEKSAEQLDKELDNYHSGAMNVD, encoded by the exons ATGGCaacatctttggatgttccactGGATGATTTAATTAAGAGCAGAAATgggaggggaaggggaagaggCAGGGGACAAGGAGGGGGTCGAGGCAGAAGTGATGGCCAAAGATTGGCTCGTGGCTCATGGCGTGGGCGTGGTACTGGCACCTTCCGTGGAAGGGGACTTGGGGTGCCTTCGCGAAGGCCACTTGGTGTTAATACTCGGTCTTCATCCTTTGCTATTGCCAAG TCATTCAATAAAGCAAAGGATTTTGTGTGGAGACATGATCTGTTTGAGGATAGCATGGTGGCAGCTGGGCTTTCTGGGATAGAATCTGGTACAAAACTGTACATTTCAAACTTGCACTATGGAGTGACAAGGGAAGATATACAG GAGCTTTTTTCTGAAATGGGTCATTTGAAGCACTGTGCTGTTCACTACGACAATAATAGACACCCAACT GGTTCTGCCGAGGTGATATTCACCAGGAGAAGCGAAGCGCTTGCGGCGCTGAAACGATATAATAATGTGCGCCTTGATGGGAAGGCAATGAAGATTGAAGTGATAGGAGCAGATTTGGGTatatctgctgctgctgcacccCGGATTAGTGTTGTTCCTGGTGCAAGGGGAAGAGGACAGAGAGAAGTTGTAATGAT GCCTGGTGGAAGTGGGTTTGGTCGAGGTGCAGCTGGCTCATCTAGTTCGCTTCCCGG GTGGAAGCGTGGAGGTTTTGCTCAAAGAGGGGGAGGACAAGTGCGCGGAGGTTTTACCCAAAGAGGGGGAGGACAAGTGCGTGGTCGCGGGCGTGGCCGTGGGCGTAGTAGCTTTGGCCAAGGCCGTGGACGTGGCTATGTGCGCAAGGGAAACGTGGAGAAATCAGCGGAACAATTGGACAAGGAGCTTGACAACTACCATTCTGGTGCGATGAATGTTGACTAA
- the LOC112889753 gene encoding uncharacterized protein LOC112889753 → MQQAAGTTTTTTTEIWQWQCAVCRADWKMLRQVTTSCCPHGGSRCCQGAPPLSAASPPLPPHHHHRRHHHHLHQEEGNRALAADEGSSNAGRKTTTTLNPAPPAVAQACWVPDPYLMVQQLREFEPLNDEVVALRAQLQEYAGEIERSIERDGDGTNWFLALPASVRDVLVMARDAIEAFIAISAAAPAN, encoded by the exons ATGCAGCAGGCCGCCGGCACCACCACCACGACGACGACGGAGATCTGGCAGTGGCAGTGCGCCGTGTGCCGAGCTGACTGGAAGATGCTGCGCCAGGTGACCACCAGCTGCTGCCCGCACGGTGGCAGCCGCTGCTGCCAGGGTGCTCCGCCGCTATCAGCAGCAAGCCCTCCACTTCCTCCTCatcaccaccaccgccgccatcaccATCATCTTCATCAAGAGGAG GGTAACAGAGCTTTGGCTGCCGACGAGGGATCATCCAACGCCGGACGCAAGACCACCACCACTCTGAACCCTGCCCCTCCCGCCGTTGCGCAGGCCTGCTGGGTTCCGGACCCGTACCTGATGGTGCAGCAGCTCAGAGAGTTCGAGCCGCTCAACGACGAGGTGGTCGCGCTCAGGGCGCAGCTCCAGGAGTACGCGGGGGAGATCGAGAGGAGCATCGAGAGGGACGGAGACGGGACGAACTGGTTCCTCGCTCTCCCGGCCAGCGTCAGGGACGTCCTCGTCATGGCCAGGGACGCCATCGAGGCGTTCATCGCCATCTCCGCTGCTGCGCCCGCGAACTAA